Proteins from a genomic interval of Dama dama isolate Ldn47 chromosome 1, ASM3311817v1, whole genome shotgun sequence:
- the B3GAT1 gene encoding galactosylgalactosylxylosylprotein 3-beta-glucuronosyltransferase 1 → MAHEELWAQPALEMPKRRDVLAIVLIVLPWTLLVTVWHQSTIAPLLTARKDDSGDPRREAPPGTDPREYCMSDRDIVEVVRTEYVYTRPPPWSDTLPTIHVVTPTYSRPVQKAELTRLANTLLHVPNLHWLVVEDAPRRTPLTARLLRDTGLNYTHLHVETPRNYKLRGDARDPRIPRGTMQRNLALRWLRETFPRNSSQPGVVYFADDDNTYSLELFEEMRSTRRVSVWPVAFVGGLRYEAPRVNGAGKVVGWKTVFDPHRPFAIDMAGFAVNLRLILQRSQAYFKLRGVKGGYQESSLLRELVTLSDLEPKAANCTKILVWHTRTEKPVLVNEGKKGFTDLTVEI, encoded by the exons ATGG CTCACGAGGAGCTGTGGGCCCAGCCAGCCTTGGAGATGCCGAAGCGACGGGACGTCCTCGCCATTGTGCTCATCGTGCTCCCCTGGACGCTGCTCGTCACCGTGTGGCACCAGAGCACCATCGCGCCCCTGCTCACCGCGCGCAAGG ATGATAGTGGTGACCCCCGGCGCGAGGCGCCACCTGGCACGGACCCCAGGGAGTACTGCATGTCTGACCGGGACATCGTGGAGGTGGTGCGCACAGAGTACGTGTACACGCGGCCCCCGCCCTGGTCTGACACGCTGCCCACCATCCACGTGGTGACGCCCACCTACAGCCGCCCGGTGCAGAAGGCAGAGCTCACTCGCTTGGCCAACACACTGCTGCACGTGCCCAACCTGCACTGGCTGGTGGTGGAGGACGCGCCGCGCCGCACCCCGCTGACGGCACGCCTGCTGCGCGACACCGGCCTCAACTACACGCACCTGCACGTGGAGACGCCCCGCAACTACAAGCTGCGGGGGGATGCGCGTGACCCGCGCATCCCTCGGGGCACCATGCAGCGCAACCTGGCGCTGCGCTGGCTGCGGGAGACCTTCCCGCGCAACTCCAGCCAGCCAGGCGTCGTGTACTTCGCGGATGACGACAACACCTACAGCTTGGAGCTCTTCGAGGAG ATGCGCAGCACCAGGAGGGTGTCTGTGTGGCCCGTCGCCTTCGTCGGGGGCCTTCGGTACGAGGCCCCGAGGGTCAACGGGGCAGGGAAGGTGGTCGGCTGGAAGACGGTGTTCGACCCCCACCGGCCATTTGCCATAGACATGGCGGGATTTGCGGTCAACCTGCGGCTCATCCTGCAGCGGAGCCAGGCCTACTTCAAGCTGCGCGGCGTGAAGGGCGGCTACCAGGAGAGCAGCCTGCTGCGCGAGCTTGTCACCCTCAGTGACCTGGAGCCCAAGGCAGCCAACTGCACCAAG ATCCTGGTCTGGCACACGCGGACTGAGAAACCGGTGTTGGTGAATGAGGGGAAGAAAGGTTTCACTGACCTCACGGTGGAGATCTGA